The genomic segment agatAAGCATTCCACCAAAATTGAGTAATTTTGGATCAGCTTTATTATcagaaaaggaaaaggaaaatattaatgaaaatgatcTTTTCGAAATGTTACCTAAAGATAGTGTAAAGCCAAGTTCTTTGAACAATGAACCATATTACAACAGTGTTAACCATACTCCAGGAAATACATATGCATCGATACATTCCGGCGATCCTTCACAATCTACACTCTTTGCACAATACAGGAGCCACCAGCAACCAAGTATGACGACTATGAACTCTACTGATGTACAAGATAAAGATGGCAacgattttgaaaacagTTTCCAGAAGATCAAGAGTATGCAGCAATCAATGagagaagaattgacaTCGAGGCACGcagaaagaagaagtagaagATTTTTGAATAGTAGTAGAAAAGAGTTTTTAGGCCCAGCTAAAAGAGCATCTGCAATCTTTCCAGAGGCTCTTGATCGCAGATTTTCGGGTACTACAAATAGCAACGGTACcaatgataacaataatagCACCGATGGGCTCTTACAGCTTAACCGAGAAGAATCACCAGAAGAGAAATTGTCACTATCATCACAGGTAGATCTTGGTGATTTAAATCCCGTCcagtatttgaaaaaacacGATTTACCTACAAGCGAACTGCCGAGAATTTCAAGActttattttgaaaagcAGAAACCAAGGAAGATGGAATTAGCAAGATTGAAACAAGAGATTCTACGTGAGAGTCGGACTAGCAGTAGTGGTAACAATGGAAGCGGTGTTCAGCATATTCCAATAAGGCGAGaaaattctctttcagCGGCTACGCAACCACGAAGAAAATTATCAGACACATCTTCCAGGAATATTTTCCAGAGGGGCTTTTCATCACCAGTGGCACGTTCAGTCGATTCACAGAGAAATATTTTGTCTGATAAATCGTCCTTGAAACACAATGAGTATGATTCTTATCCACATAGTAATACCCTTTTGTATTCACATCGGAAAAGAGAAGCTCTTGCTAACATCGATGTAAACAGGAATAATAATGACCAAATTTACGAACCAGAACTTAAACGGTATAAATATTTTGACGAAcatcataataataacagaAATAATGACTATGAACCAGAATCTAAGCGCTACGACCTTTTTGAGGATCACcgtaatggtaataataataaagaCGAAAAACCAATTTCCTTGGAACGATTGCCATCAGAGGCTCCCCCAGTTGCAATACCGATTCACCCTTCAGTGATTCAAGAAAACGAATTTCATCACAGAGAGGCACCAAAACCACCAGTAGTGAAAAAGGTGGAAATTGTAGAACCTGAAAAGAGAACAGATAGTAAGGGAAAGAGTAGTAATGGTGAGGCATTAACGAGAAGGAACGCAACCACTGTAAATGATGTGGAATATGAAAAGATAGAACTATTAGGAAGAGGTGGATCCTCCAAAGTTTACAAAGTGAAGgacaataataataagcTTTATgctttgaaaagagttgTGTTTGAcgaatttgatgattctaGTGTAAATGGATTTAAAGGTGAGATAGAACTACTTAATAAACTTAAGGACAAGACAAGAGTAGTAAAGCTATTTGATTATGAAATGGAACATGGTGTCCTTTATTTGATAATGGAATGTGGTGATCATGACCTTTCCCAAATCCTAAATCAGAGGGCTGGTATGCCCCTAGATATCGAATTTGTGCGATATCATGCAAGAGAGATGTTAAAATGTGTTAAAGTGGTTCATGATGCTGGTATAGTTCACTCAGATTTGAAGCCTGCTAACTTTGTGTTTGTCAAGGGTATCTTAAAGATCATTGATTTTGGTATTGCCAATGCAGTACCAGACCATACGGTAAATATCTATCGTGAAACACAAATTGGTACACCAAATTATATGGCACCTGAGGCGCTGGTCGCAATGAATTATACGGGACAAAATGACGGAGACAAATACAAACAACAAAATCGATGGAAAGTTGGGAAACCTTCTGAT from the Zygosaccharomyces rouxii strain CBS732 chromosome B complete sequence genome contains:
- the MPS1 gene encoding serine/threonine/tyrosine protein kinase MPS1 (similar to uniprot|P54199 Saccharomyces cerevisiae YDL028C MPS1 Dual-specificity kinase required for spindle pole body (SPB) duplication and spindle checkpoint function substrates include SPB proteins Spc42p Spc110p and Spc98p mitotic exit network protein Mob1p and checkpoint protein Mad1p), translating into MLPRYNSLPGSEQRQPPRNKGTWKYSLFPEHDQKKVSTKTIFTDDSDDEKISIPPKLSNFGSALLSEKEKENINENDLFEMLPKDSVKPSSLNNEPYYNSVNHTPGNTYASIHSGDPSQSTLFAQYRSHQQPSMTTMNSTDVQDKDGNDFENSFQKIKSMQQSMREELTSRHAERRSRRFLNSSRKEFLGPAKRASAIFPEALDRRFSGTTNSNGTNDNNNSTDGLLQLNREESPEEKLSLSSQVDLGDLNPVQYLKKHDLPTSELPRISRLYFEKQKPRKMELARLKQEILRESRTSSSGNNGSGVQHIPIRRENSLSAATQPRRKLSDTSSRNIFQRGFSSPVARSVDSQRNILSDKSSLKHNEYDSYPHSNTLLYSHRKREALANIDVNRNNNDQIYEPELKRYKYFDEHHNNNRNNDYEPESKRYDLFEDHRNGNNNKDEKPISLERLPSEAPPVAIPIHPSVIQENEFHHREAPKPPVVKKVEIVEPEKRTDSKGKSSNGEALTRRNATTVNDVEYEKIELLGRGGSSKVYKVKDNNNKLYALKRVVFDEFDDSSVNGFKGEIELLNKLKDKTRVVKLFDYEMEHGVLYLIMECGDHDLSQILNQRAGMPLDIEFVRYHAREMLKCVKVVHDAGIVHSDLKPANFVFVKGILKIIDFGIANAVPDHTVNIYRETQIGTPNYMAPEALVAMNYTGQNDGDKYKQQNRWKVGKPSDVWSCGCIIYQMIYGRPPYGGFQGQNRLLAIMNPEVKIIFSEKTANDEAVPRSILDTMKACLLRNPDKRLTVDEVLDSPFLKPVMVTPFFIRDLIKNAVRYGADQKEVSKEKVEELADDVLGKLADIRL